One genomic region from Drosophila busckii strain San Diego stock center, stock number 13000-0081.31 chromosome 3R, ASM1175060v1, whole genome shotgun sequence encodes:
- the LOC108603733 gene encoding uncharacterized protein LOC108603733: MSSSICAHFTQNAWKKDLCSNCFKSKDEHKAAAAAAAAAAAASATAKPSALANTKTDYPNKHKTPAKSIIKKAFGVRLSSSSSSKLSSSSKSSKVCFPKQMHEVIGYGGEWSDDDDDDHDFMNLGNESDDMAVTETDDEETIELKRITRANTDFNMNNGNLLGDAQDNIKKSFAALKLGAPQVDKEGKKQTLTINVMPFGQPLKATAAKTAAAATVAAVTTTAKAKTAAATIVSSTATATTIKSRVTTTLTPTLVKSTTATSTTRDGKDSPPIERAMEKSLLDEISETLQQKQKQKQGETVITTTATAAATTATAAVNKIKFELSALSDSPKPFLDLKKPIARNAPITKDQTKPKVNVCHKYSDTDSNCSDTENGVSAYYDVVETQLSYENLPDGKFAEQVGVASVQTDASNAHYSSSQYITDMLLSSKTRAASYNLHEGNFMTSKITSDGLIVTKCSSDDALDSTGSSFDGSSDEENAYNMIRSESDSGIGISIGSEYKNLPNSAAKASNEPRSLAEKKLSASTNNSDYEDIQIGDQSSKQTAVKSRELHGEPDGSADPDNRLEQQQQTAKEPEQQQEQQLPALPKSPPPPMKCDARPSFLHGLKKPELPAKPFVSNSSSSSGSNSNTPLKSFMSKRQASCAEQQFISQLQTAISKSSENLLLAAESAKDDAKAKKGKAPNPPPEPKLSAPPTPERDYSLTVEFEQATKSLANSAPTTAAAATTTVADSNTTAMATSTINSSLYTKKPVVAAAAPVIREKDKRERAVINPKFRSLNTFVMQRANAAKQQQLQSASSVLNLQQPMTPEPTPRHPRHLSMSEECLTAAALMEQNNKKCATASPPQKQKSKFSIKKFLRMGSNGGGGGSSSKSSDALAKKDGSVYTEICTGEEHGVAGKPRLVIIHPIDINPTAVEVVKDITKTSDTVAAQTVAVVTAKPPAPPLRASEGQRSHEANKPARPPPPKSAELRRKQKTELKATLSVDATSISGNLNGSGSIKSKADNVYANLGEIRSSIAPRKPERTASMREREAQLELVRKRGVLTDTISICSSNGENVSAADQSKTTNSSSSNSNSNMGIASATNTALNVSNSRTSTFERQPKKLETKLSISSKLEIFEQRAQDSSDSQQQRSSLKDSVRKINSTIDSYLKDKRDYENLYEFVKLENGNSSSGSNSNNNKPASAKLAMATTATPPPPPTRSSNMDLTAMSGQRLTQINRRNNNNSNSNNIYSDTASIASYTRSEYGPVRNYGLHNSLANIPRVISASYAGSEVGEFDIYAPYSYYGSEAGGDVATDINDSVWGMPMANKNRSKATNRLRMRKGRSVVHKTIEDNYTAVVVANHEALAQVLDQLQQTPVVPAALRPLANAINLRYEDFTILEGAQAFVVGKKAFHAAMWTSAPVTLALSADCNQLSGVGGELNQLSGGVCDVLNPITEFCDLVPSYQLPLIPSTEITLLQATISVLPRLQLETLQSIGGILKGKSQLLDKSNFNFRGSIPNLSGLKDAAGASALRNVVSVQNLSTLNEEAAASANADENTTAMPAFDDVMTREVAFIMLQLVNGMKNLQAKAIEETPLSLSNVVLSKDVDNKDAQARLCVLQGNNNDDEEPMGTLCKCAHAALTEMLPTTKITPIVASILQQERAESLSKAKAVLEFVLWGPSDVALTGSIKERELALQRWLDLERATVLHGLVRTRIELTVYDECHLMFLVRSTAKMMNDAAKIVCDYQQQQQQPPQASQE, from the exons ATGTCTTCATCGATTTGTGCGCACTTTACGCAGAATGCCTGGAAGAAGGATCTCTGCTCCAACTGCTTCAAGTCCAAGGATGAGCACAAAGCggcagccgccgctgctgcagctgctgctgccgcctcaGCAACAGCCAAGCCCAGCGCGCTGGCAAACACAAAGACTGACTATCCCAACAAGCACAAGACGCCAGCCAAGAGTATTATCAAGAAAGCCTTTGGTGTGCGCCTTAGCAGCTCCAGTTCCAGCAAACTGAGCAGCAGTTCCAAGTCCAGCAAAGTTTGCTTTCCCAAGCAAATGCATGAGGTGATTGGCTACGGCGGCGAGTGGTcggatgatgacgatgatgaccATGACTTTATGAATCTGGGCAATGAGAGCGACGACATGGCCGTAACCGAAACAGACGATGAGGAGACCATCGAGCTAAAGCGCATTACGCGCGCCAACACAGACTTTAATATGAACAATGGAAATCTGCTGGGCGATGCGCAGGACAACATTAAAAAGTCGTTTGCAGCGCTCAAGCTGGGCGCACCACAGGTGGACAAGGAGGGCAAGAAGCAAACGCTGACCATCAATGTGATGCCGTTCGGGCAGCCActaaaggcaacagcagccaagacagcagcagcagcaacagttgcagctgttaCAACCACAGCAAAGgccaaaacagcagcagcaacaattgtaagctcaacagcaacagcaactacgaTTAAGAGCAGAGTAACAACAACACTGACGCCCACGTTGGTCAAGAGCACGACAGCAACATCAACGACACGCGATGGTAAAGATAGTCCGCCCATAGAGCGAGCCATGGAGAAATCTCTGCTCGATGAAATCTCCGAGACGTTACAGCAAAAacagaagcaaaagcaaggCGAGACAgtcataacaacaacagcaacagcagcagcgacgacagcaacagctgctgtcaataaaataaaatttgaattaagcGCGCTTAGCGACTCACCGAAGCCATTTCTCGACCTTAAGAAGCCAATCGCGCGTAATGCGCCCATAACCAAGGATCAGACCAAGCCCAAGGTCAATGTGTGCCACAAATATTCCGACACGGACAGCAACTGCTCGGATACCGAGAATGGCGTGTCCGCTTACTACGATGTAGTTGAAACACAGCTGAGCTATGAAAATCTGCCCGATGGCAAGTTCGCTGagcaagtgggcgtggccagcgTGCAAACAGACGCCAGCAATGCGCACTACTCCAGCTCCCAATACATAACGGACATGCTGCTCAGCTCGAAGACACGCGCCGCCAGCTACAATCTGCACGAGGGCAACTTTATGACCAGCAAAATAACCTCGGATGGCTTGATAGTGACCAAGTGCAGCTCCGATGATGCGCTCGACTCCACGGGCAGCAGCTTCGACGGCAGCAGCGATGAGGAAAACGCCTACAACATGATACGCAGCGAGTCCGACTCGGGCATTGGCATTAGCATTGGCAGCGAGTACAAGAACTTGCCCAACAGTGCAGCCAAGGCGAGCAATGAGCCGAGATCGCTGGCGGAGAAGAAGCTCAGCGCCAGCACCAACAACTCGGACTACGAGGATATACAAATAGGCGATCAGTCGAGCAAGCAGACAGCAGTGAAAAGTCGCGAGCTGCATGGCGAGCCCGATGGCAGCGCTGATCCGGACAATCgcctggagcagcagcagcaaacagcaaaggagccggagcagcagcaggagcaacagtTGCCTGCATTGCCCAAATCACCACCGCCACCCATGAAATGCGATGCGCGTCCTTCATTTCTGCATGGCCTTAAGAAGCCCGAGCTGCCAGCCAAGCCATttgtcagcaacagcagcagcagcagcggcagcaacagcaacacgccGCTGAAAAGCTTCATGAGCAAGCGTCAAGCCAGCTGCGCTGAACAGCAATTCATTAGCCAGCTGCAGACGGCCATTTCCAAATCGAGCGAGAatctgctgttggctgctgagTCAGCCAAAGATGatgcaaaggcaaagaaaGGCAAAGCGCCAAATCCGCCGCCAGAGCCAAAGCTAAGCGCGCCGCCTACGCCAGAGCGCGACTATAGTCTAACAGTGGAGTTTGAGCAGGCAACCAAGTCGTTAGCCAATTcagcgccaacaacagcagcagcagcaacgacaacagttgctgacagcaacacaacagcaatGGCTACAAGcacaatcaacagcagcttgtATACCAAAAAGCCAGTTGTAGCCGCCGCTGCGCCAGTTATACGCGAAAAGGACAAACGTGAGCGCGCTGTGATCAATCCCAAGTTTCGCAGTCTCAACACTTTTGTCATGCAACGCGCCAATgccgccaagcagcagcagctgcaatcgGCCAGCTCCGTGCTCAATCTGCAGCAGCCAATGACGCCTGAGCCAACGCCACGCCATCCGCGTCATCTGTCCATGTCCGAGGAGTGccttacagctgctgctttgatggAGCAGAACAACAAGAAATGCGCCACGGCTTCGCCACCGCAGAAGCAAAAGTCAAAGTTTTCCATTAAAAAGTTTCTGCGCATGGGCagcaatggcggcggcggcggcagcagcagcaagtccaGCGATGCGCTGGCCAAAAAGGACGGCAGCGTCTACACAGAGATCTGCACGGGTGAGGAGCATGGAGTTGCCGGCAAGCCGCGCCTGGTCATCATACATCCCATTGACATAAATCCCACTGCTGTTGAGGTAGTCAAGGATATTACCAAGACGAGCGATACGGTGGCAGCTCAAACGGTTGCTGTTGTGACCGCCAAGCCGCCGGCGCCACCACTGCGCGCTAGTGAGGGACAACGCTCGCATGAGGCCAACAAGCCGGCACGCCCACCGCCGCCCAAAAGCGCCGAACTGCGCCGCAAGCAGAAGACCGAACTGAAGGCAACGCTCAGCGTCGATGCCACAAGCATAAGCGGCAATTTAAATGGCAGTGGCTCCATCAAGTCCAAGGCGGACAATGTCTACGCCAATCTAG GCGAAATACGCTCCTCAATAGCGCCGCGTAAGCCCGAGCGCACGGCCAGCATGCGGGAGCGCGAGGCACAGTTGGAATTGGTACGCAAGCGCGGCGTCTTAACCGATACTATCTCCATTTGCTCGTCAAACGGTGAGAACGTATCAGCCGCCGATCAGTCCAAgacaaccaacagcagcagcagcaacagcaacagcaacatgggCATTGCTAGCGCCACGAACACAGCGTTGAACGTCAGCAACAGTCGCACCAGCACCTTTGAGCGTCAGCCCAAGAAGCTGGAGACCAAGCTGTCCATCTCCAGCAAGCTGGAGATCTTTGAGCAGCGCGCTCAGGACTCAAGCGatagtcagcagcagcgcagcagtcTTAAGGATTCAGTGCGCAAGATCAACAGCACTATCGACAGCTATCTGAAGGACAAGCGTGACTACGAGAACTTGTACGAGTTTGTTAAATTGgaaaatggcaacagcagcagcggcagcaacagtaacaacaacaagccggCAAGCGCTAAGctagcaatggcaacaacagcaacaccgccgccgccaccaacacgcagcagcaacatggacTTGACAGCCATGTCCGGCCAGCGACTGACGCAAATCAATcgacgcaacaacaacaacagcaacagcaacaacatctaCTCGGACACGGCCTCCATTGCCAGCTATACGCGCAGCGAATACGGCCCAGTGCGCAACTACGGACTACACAACAGCTTGG CCAACATTCCACGCGTCATCTCGGCCTCGTATGCGGGCAGCGAGGTGGGCGAGTTCGACATCTATGCGCCGTACAGTTATTACGGCAGCGAAGCTGGTGGAGATGTCGCCACAGACATCAACGACAGCGTCTGGGGCATGCCAATG GCTAACAAGAATCGCAGCAAGGCCACAAATCGTTTGCGCATGCGCAAGGGACGCAGTGTCGTGCACAAGACCATCGAGGATAACTACACAGCCGTTGTGGTGGCCAATCATGAAGCACTTGCCCAGGTGCTAGACCAG CTACAACAAACACCAGTTGTGCCCGCCGCGCTGCGTCCGCTGGCGAATGCAATTAACTTGCGGTATGAGGACTTTACCATTCTCGAGGGCGCCCAGGCATTTGTTGTGGGCAAGAAGGCATTCCATGCAGCCATGTGGACCTCAGCGCCAGTTACGCTAGCGCTCTCCGCCGACTGCAATCAGCTCTCGGGCGTAGGTGGCGAACTAAATCAGTTGTCTGGCGGCGTCTGCGATGTGCTCAATCCCATTACAGAGTTCTGCGATCTGGTGCCCAGCTACCAGCTGCCTCTAATTCCCAGCACAGAGATAACGCTGCTGCAGGCCACAATTTCAGTGCTGCCGCGTCTGCAGCTGGAGACGCTGCAATCGATTGGCGGCATACTCAAAGGCAAATCGCAGCTGCTGGACAAGAGCAACTTCAATTTCCGTGGCTCCATACCCAACCTGAGCGGCCTCAAGGATGCAGCTGGCGCCAGTGCGCTGCGTAATGTAGTTTCCGTACAAAATTTGAGCACATTGAATGAAGAGGCGGCAGCCAGTGCCAATGCGGATGAGAACACAACAGCCATGCCAGCCTTTGATGATGTCATGACACGCGAGGTGGCATTCATTATGCTGCAGCTGGTCAACGGCATGAAGAACTTACAGGCCAAGGCCATTGAGGAGACGCCGCTCAGCTTGTCCAATGTGGTGCTGTCCAAGGACGTGGACAACAAGGACGCACAGGCGCGTCTCTGTGTGCTGCAAGG caacaacaatgacgaTGAGGAGCCCATGGGCACGCTTTGCAAGTGCGCACATGCTGCGCTCACTGAAATGCTGCCGACCACAAAGATTACGCCCATTGTGGCAAGCATTTTACAACAGGAGCGCGCAGAGTCGCTCTCCAAGGCCAAGGCAGTGCTGGAGTTTGTGCTCTGGGGTCCCTCGGACGTGGCGCTCACAGGCTCCATCAAGGAGCGCGAGCTGGCATTGCAGCGCTGGCTGGATCTGGAGCGAGCCACTGTGCTTCATGGTCTGGTGCGCACACGCATCGAGCTGACTGTCTACGATGAGTGTCACCTGATGTTCCTGGTGCGCTCCACAGCCAAAATGATGAATGATGCGGCCAAGATCGTCTGCGattaccagcagcagcagcagcagccaccacagGCGTCCCAGGAGTAG